In Rhodomicrobium lacus, the following proteins share a genomic window:
- the yajC gene encoding preprotein translocase subunit YajC: protein MISPAYAQAPGAGAGDIFGMLFPLILVFVIFYLLVFRPQQKRMKEHQAMLDAVKRGDTVVTAGGIIGKVVRIGTDGELKVEIADGVQVRVLKATITDVRGKGEPVKGDTSKDKEDAPAESGANGDKTAA, encoded by the coding sequence ATGATCTCTCCCGCATACGCCCAAGCGCCTGGCGCCGGAGCCGGCGACATTTTCGGCATGCTGTTCCCGCTCATCCTCGTCTTCGTCATCTTCTATCTGCTGGTGTTCCGTCCGCAGCAGAAGCGGATGAAAGAGCATCAGGCGATGCTGGATGCGGTGAAGCGCGGCGATACGGTCGTGACGGCGGGCGGCATCATCGGCAAGGTCGTGCGGATCGGCACCGATGGCGAACTGAAGGTCGAAATCGCCGACGGCGTGCAGGTGCGGGTGCTGAAGGCGACGATCACCGACGTTCGCGGCAAGGGCGAGCCGGTGAAGGGCGACACGTCGAAGGACAAGGAAGACGCGCCAGCCGAATCCGGGGCGAACGGCGACAAGACAGCCGCCTAA
- a CDS encoding ATP-binding protein, producing MPQTPHPLEPLLIRIAEAMERLAPPEGGKETFAAADAFVWQAEGSRFLAVRRVNRTPIALLKGVDRVRDKLLDNTENFARGLPANNALLWGARGMGKSSLVKAVHAEVAAKLAANGASALKLVEIHREDIESLPRCLSHMRESPHRFIVFCDDLSFDADDTAYKSLKAVLEGGVEGRPQNVLFYATSNRRHLMAREMVENERSTAIHQGEAVEEKVSLSDRFGLWLGFHNCSQADYLAMVEGYVAHHGLTIAPEDLKAQALEWAMTRGSRSGRVAWQFVQDLAGRLQQTLD from the coding sequence ATGCCCCAGACACCGCACCCCCTGGAACCGCTTCTCATCCGCATCGCGGAGGCGATGGAGCGCCTTGCACCGCCGGAAGGCGGCAAGGAAACCTTTGCTGCCGCGGATGCCTTCGTGTGGCAGGCCGAGGGGAGCCGCTTCCTCGCGGTTCGCCGCGTGAACCGCACGCCGATCGCGCTTCTCAAGGGCGTCGACCGCGTGCGCGACAAGCTGCTCGACAATACGGAAAACTTCGCGCGCGGGCTTCCCGCCAACAACGCGCTGCTCTGGGGGGCGCGCGGCATGGGCAAAAGCTCGCTCGTGAAAGCGGTGCATGCTGAGGTGGCCGCGAAGCTTGCCGCCAACGGCGCGTCGGCGCTGAAGCTTGTCGAAATCCACCGCGAGGACATCGAGAGCCTTCCGCGCTGCCTGTCGCACATGCGCGAAAGCCCGCATCGCTTCATCGTGTTCTGCGACGACCTGTCCTTCGACGCGGACGATACGGCTTACAAGTCGCTCAAGGCGGTGCTCGAAGGCGGCGTCGAGGGGCGCCCGCAGAACGTGCTGTTCTATGCCACGTCGAACCGCCGCCACCTGATGGCGCGCGAGATGGTGGAGAACGAGCGCTCGACCGCGATTCATCAGGGCGAGGCCGTGGAAGAGAAGGTTTCGCTCTCGGATCGATTCGGCCTTTGGCTCGGCTTCCACAACTGCTCGCAGGCCGATTATCTCGCGATGGTCGAGGGCTATGTCGCGCATCACGGCCTGACCATCGCACCGGAGGATCTGAAGGCGCAGGCGCTCGAATGGGCGATGACGCGAGGCTCGCGCTCGGGCCGCGTGGCGTGGCAGTTCGTGCAGGATCTGGCGGGGCGGCTCCAGCAGACGCTTGACTGA